A portion of the Brevundimonas pondensis genome contains these proteins:
- a CDS encoding homocysteine S-methyltransferase family protein — protein MTSPLTRQDRIAALHAAAKERILVLDGSWGVMIQRRGLEEADFRGDRFVAANGYNEQDQMKGNNDILCITRPDIIADLHDQYYAAGADISETNTFSATVIAQDDYKLDAQAVWDINLEGARLARAAADRWTEKEPHKPRFAAGSIGPLNKMLSMSSDVNDPGARLVTFDEVYEAYRHQVKALNEGGVDLYLIETITDTLNCKACIKAIKDLEDEGLEPLPIWISGTITDRSGRTLSGQTAEAFWNSVRHAKPFAVGFNCALGADLMRPFIAELSRVADTLVAAYPNAGLPNAMGQYDEQPHETAHFIEEWAASGLVNIVGGCCGTTPDHIKHVAEEVAPLKPREIPARPVAMRLSGLEPFELVA, from the coding sequence ATGACCTCCCCACTGACCCGCCAAGACCGCATCGCCGCCCTGCACGCGGCGGCCAAGGAACGTATCCTGGTCCTCGACGGATCGTGGGGCGTGATGATCCAGCGACGCGGGCTGGAGGAAGCCGACTTCCGCGGCGACCGCTTCGTTGCGGCCAATGGCTACAACGAACAAGACCAGATGAAGGGGAACAACGACATCCTCTGCATCACCCGTCCCGACATCATCGCCGACCTGCACGATCAGTATTACGCTGCGGGCGCGGACATCAGCGAGACCAACACCTTCTCGGCCACCGTCATCGCCCAGGACGACTACAAGCTGGACGCCCAGGCGGTCTGGGACATCAATCTGGAAGGCGCCAGGCTGGCCCGCGCCGCCGCCGACCGCTGGACGGAAAAGGAGCCGCACAAGCCCCGCTTCGCCGCCGGCTCCATCGGTCCGCTGAACAAGATGCTGTCCATGTCGTCGGACGTGAACGACCCCGGCGCGCGGCTGGTGACCTTCGACGAGGTCTATGAGGCCTATCGCCATCAGGTGAAGGCGTTGAACGAGGGCGGCGTCGACCTCTATCTGATCGAAACCATCACCGACACGCTGAACTGCAAGGCCTGCATCAAGGCCATCAAGGATCTTGAGGACGAGGGGCTGGAGCCCCTGCCCATCTGGATCAGCGGCACCATCACCGACCGTTCGGGCCGGACCCTGAGCGGCCAAACCGCCGAGGCCTTCTGGAACTCCGTGCGCCACGCCAAGCCCTTCGCCGTCGGCTTCAACTGCGCCCTGGGCGCCGACCTGATGCGCCCCTTCATCGCCGAACTGAGCCGGGTCGCCGACACCCTGGTCGCCGCCTACCCCAACGCCGGCCTGCCCAACGCCATGGGCCAGTACGACGAGCAACCGCACGAAACCGCCCACTTCATCGAGGAATGGGCCGCCTCAGGTCTGGTCAACATCGTCGGCGGCTGCTGCGGCACCACCCCCGACCACATCAAGCACGTCGCCGAAGAAGTCGCCCCGCTGAAGCCGCGCGAAATCCCGGCACGCCCGGTGGCCATGCGCCTGAGCGGGCTGGAACCGTTCGAGTTGGTGGCCTGA
- a CDS encoding ArsR/SmtB family transcription factor, with product MTLTADQTVEALRAAGEPTRLRVLSLLAAEELSVMELSRVLDQSQPRVSRHLKLMADAGLIERFPDGARVFYRLSHDALSRRLIDTVLDLLDDAEGEADHRRLDEVRKERAIDAARYFEQVAPQWDQMRSLYVCESAVETAVEQAAGPGPFERVVDLGTGSGRMLTLFGKKAKMSVGLDLSQNMLNIARANVSKAGLDKVELRHGDIFSTRLPHASADLVIVHQVLHYLADPAAAVAEAARLVMPGGKLLIVDFAPHQLEQLREAHQHRRLGFADEEIQGWLADAGLTADAPVALPPDTEGLTVHIWTGERAAVPARKTA from the coding sequence ATGACACTGACTGCTGACCAGACCGTCGAGGCCCTGCGCGCCGCGGGCGAACCGACCCGTTTACGGGTGCTGTCCTTGCTGGCCGCCGAAGAGCTGTCGGTCATGGAGTTGTCGCGGGTTCTGGACCAGAGCCAGCCGCGCGTGTCGCGTCACCTGAAGCTGATGGCGGACGCCGGCCTTATTGAACGATTCCCTGACGGCGCGCGGGTCTTCTACCGCCTGTCGCACGACGCCCTGTCGCGCCGCCTGATCGACACGGTGCTGGACCTGCTGGACGACGCCGAGGGCGAGGCCGATCATCGCCGTCTGGACGAGGTGCGCAAGGAGCGCGCCATCGACGCCGCCCGCTATTTCGAGCAGGTCGCGCCCCAGTGGGACCAGATGCGCAGCCTCTATGTCTGCGAAAGCGCGGTCGAGACCGCCGTCGAACAGGCGGCCGGTCCCGGCCCATTCGAGCGCGTCGTTGATCTGGGCACCGGCTCGGGCCGGATGCTGACCCTGTTCGGCAAGAAGGCGAAGATGTCGGTCGGGCTGGACCTGAGCCAGAACATGCTGAACATCGCCCGCGCCAACGTCTCCAAGGCCGGGCTGGACAAGGTCGAGCTGCGCCACGGCGACATCTTCTCGACCCGCCTGCCCCACGCCAGCGCCGACCTGGTGATCGTGCATCAGGTCCTGCACTACCTGGCCGATCCCGCCGCCGCCGTGGCCGAGGCGGCGCGTCTGGTCATGCCGGGCGGCAAGCTGCTGATCGTCGACTTCGCCCCGCACCAGCTGGAGCAGCTGCGCGAGGCGCATCAGCACCGCCGCCTGGGCTTCGCCGACGAGGAAATCCAGGGCTGGCTGGCCGATGCGGGCCTGACCGCCGACGCCCCCGTCGCCCTGCCGCCCGACACCGAGGGCCTGACCGTTCACATCTGGACCGGCGAACGCGCCGCCGTCCCCGCTCGAAAGACCGCCTGA
- a CDS encoding 2-hydroxyacid dehydrogenase, whose product MTQRPAILIMQRHLAPLSVFLEGAYDVYRFWEGPPIEAAADVRVLVVAGEFELDKDLIERLPNLSLIACFTSGYDGIDVEWCRARGLPVTHAPAINHEDVADHAIGLILAARRQIAEGDRQLRAGGWTPASKTITPSIGGQTLGVVGLGAIGEAVARRAEVMRMNVQWWAPRAKEAAWPRADSLLDLARASDVLVVACRADETNRGLISAEVVEALGPSGLLVNVARGQLVDEDAVIAALRDGRLGGAALDVFETEPTDAARWASVPNTVLTPHTAGATTEAVQGMLMLLLQNLSAHFAGEPLKTPVTT is encoded by the coding sequence ATGACCCAGCGCCCCGCCATCCTGATCATGCAGCGGCACCTCGCGCCGCTCAGCGTCTTCCTTGAAGGCGCCTATGACGTCTATCGCTTCTGGGAGGGGCCGCCGATCGAGGCCGCCGCAGACGTACGCGTCCTGGTCGTGGCGGGCGAGTTCGAGCTGGACAAGGACCTGATCGAGCGCCTGCCCAACCTGTCGCTGATCGCCTGTTTCACCTCGGGCTATGACGGCATCGACGTGGAGTGGTGCCGCGCGCGCGGCCTGCCCGTCACCCACGCACCAGCTATCAACCACGAGGACGTGGCCGACCACGCCATCGGCCTGATCCTGGCCGCGCGCCGTCAGATCGCCGAGGGCGACCGTCAGCTCCGCGCCGGCGGCTGGACTCCGGCGTCCAAGACCATCACCCCATCCATCGGCGGTCAGACGCTCGGCGTCGTCGGCCTGGGCGCCATCGGCGAGGCCGTGGCCCGCCGCGCCGAGGTCATGCGGATGAATGTCCAGTGGTGGGCGCCGCGCGCCAAGGAGGCCGCCTGGCCCCGCGCCGACAGCCTGCTTGACCTGGCCCGGGCCTCGGACGTTCTGGTCGTCGCCTGTCGGGCGGACGAAACCAATCGCGGCCTGATCTCGGCCGAGGTCGTCGAGGCGCTCGGCCCATCCGGCCTGCTGGTCAATGTCGCGCGCGGTCAGTTGGTGGACGAAGACGCCGTCATCGCCGCCCTGCGCGACGGGCGCCTCGGCGGCGCCGCGCTCGACGTTTTCGAGACCGAGCCGACCGACGCCGCGCGCTGGGCCAGCGTACCCAACACCGTCCTGACGCCCCACACCGCCGGGGCCACGACCGAGGCGGTTCAGGGGATGCTGATGCTTCTGCTCCAGAACCTGTCGGCCCATTTCGCGGGCGAGCCGCTGAAGACGCCCGTCACGACCTGA
- the metF gene encoding methylenetetrahydrofolate reductase [NAD(P)H]: MASPAALNLAEARALLLSPLGPVARAGSNRNAVNVSFEFFPPKSDEAEANLWKAVRRLEPLNPAFVSVTYGAGGSTRERTHRTVQRIISETSLRPAAHLTCVEASRAEVDEVIEGYKAIGVDHIVALRGDPPGSAGIGGAYTPRTDGYANATELTAAISRVGGFEVTVGAYPEKHPESPSIDHDIEVLKAKVDAGATRAVTQFFFDIEAFLRFRDRVRAAGVTIPLIPGVMPVSNFAGLKRMTAACGAALPDWLAAHFDGLDDDPETRKLLAASIAAETCARLQEEGFSDFHFYTLNRAELVYAICRVLGVRETKAVA; the protein is encoded by the coding sequence ATGGCCTCCCCCGCCGCTCTCAATCTGGCCGAGGCCCGCGCCCTGCTGCTGTCGCCGCTGGGCCCGGTCGCCCGTGCGGGTTCCAACCGCAACGCCGTCAACGTCTCCTTCGAGTTCTTCCCGCCCAAGTCGGACGAGGCCGAGGCCAATCTATGGAAGGCCGTCCGCCGACTGGAGCCGCTGAACCCGGCCTTCGTCTCCGTCACCTATGGCGCGGGCGGCTCAACGCGCGAGCGCACCCACCGCACGGTGCAGCGGATCATCAGCGAGACCAGCCTGCGCCCCGCCGCCCACCTGACCTGCGTCGAGGCCAGCCGCGCCGAGGTCGATGAGGTCATCGAGGGCTACAAAGCCATCGGCGTGGATCACATCGTCGCCCTGCGCGGCGATCCGCCGGGTTCAGCCGGAATCGGCGGCGCCTACACGCCCCGCACCGACGGCTACGCCAACGCCACCGAACTGACCGCCGCCATCAGCCGCGTCGGCGGGTTCGAGGTGACGGTCGGCGCCTATCCCGAAAAGCACCCGGAAAGCCCGTCCATCGACCACGACATCGAGGTGCTGAAGGCCAAAGTCGATGCGGGCGCCACGCGCGCCGTGACCCAGTTCTTCTTCGACATCGAGGCCTTCCTGCGGTTCCGCGACCGGGTGCGGGCGGCGGGCGTGACCATTCCCCTGATCCCCGGCGTCATGCCCGTGTCCAACTTCGCCGGACTGAAGCGAATGACGGCGGCCTGCGGCGCGGCCCTGCCCGACTGGCTGGCGGCCCACTTCGACGGCCTGGACGACGACCCGGAGACCCGCAAGCTGCTGGCCGCCTCCATCGCCGCCGAGACCTGCGCGCGACTGCAGGAGGAGGGCTTCTCGGACTTCCACTTCTACACCCTGAACCGGGCCGAGCTGGTCTATGCCATCTGCCGGGTGCTGGGCGTGCGTGAAACCAAGGCTGTTGCGTAG
- a CDS encoding alpha/beta fold hydrolase, producing the protein MKHLPPRHEAVIKGQKLAYRLAHGDGPTLVLINGAGGPMEGWFRLFPDITQAGTVFAYDRPGVGGSSPPVSPQTGVQVVETLRDLLKAAGLAPPYLLVAHSFGGLHANLFARQHPEEVAGLVLIEPTTPEDVTTLKPLQSGAQRWVNRLLNRLSPSNPDGEVAHELETVRQLAAAAPFPDVPLAVIVGGKAPKDWQARPEAQTLRRQHLEALSRLSPQGSLILAARSGHFPQISEPAAVLEAIATLAARLATNRSGEQRPA; encoded by the coding sequence ATGAAACACCTTCCCCCCAGACATGAGGCGGTCATCAAGGGTCAGAAGCTGGCCTATCGCCTCGCCCACGGCGACGGCCCGACCCTGGTGCTGATCAATGGCGCGGGCGGTCCCATGGAGGGCTGGTTCCGCCTGTTCCCCGACATCACCCAAGCAGGAACCGTCTTCGCCTATGACCGGCCCGGCGTCGGCGGCTCGTCGCCGCCCGTCTCGCCCCAGACGGGCGTCCAGGTCGTCGAGACACTGCGCGACCTGCTGAAGGCGGCAGGCCTGGCCCCGCCCTATCTGCTTGTGGCCCATTCCTTCGGCGGGCTGCACGCCAACCTGTTCGCGCGACAGCACCCCGAGGAAGTCGCCGGCCTGGTCCTGATCGAACCGACTACGCCGGAGGATGTGACAACCCTCAAGCCGCTTCAGTCCGGCGCCCAGCGCTGGGTGAACAGACTGCTGAACCGCCTGTCGCCGTCCAACCCGGACGGCGAAGTCGCCCATGAGCTGGAAACCGTGCGCCAGCTGGCGGCGGCGGCGCCTTTCCCGGACGTGCCGCTTGCGGTCATCGTCGGCGGCAAGGCCCCGAAAGACTGGCAGGCGCGGCCAGAGGCGCAGACCCTGAGGCGTCAACATCTGGAAGCCCTGTCCCGTCTGTCCCCCCAGGGGTCGCTGATCCTCGCCGCCCGAAGCGGGCATTTCCCGCAGATTTCCGAACCCGCCGCGGTCCTTGAAGCCATCGCCACGCTGGCGGCGCGCCTCGCAACGAACCGTTCGGGGGAGCAGCGACCGGCATGA